TAGGTACTACAGTACACAATGTTGAGCTTAAGCCTGGTAAAGGTGCTCAGATTGCACGTTCTGCTGGTGCATATGTACAGATCCTAGCGCGTGAAGGCCAGTACGTGACTCTACGTCTACGTTCAGGTGAAATGCGTAAAGTTGAAGCGGATTGCCGCGCAACTATCGGTGAAGTAGGTAACGCTGAACACATGCTACGTTCACTAGGTAAAGCTGGTGCTAATCGTTGGCGTGGTATCCGTCCTACAGTTCGTGGTGTTGCCATGAACCCGATTGACCACCCACACGGTGGTGGTGAAGGTCGTACATCTGGTGGTCGTCACCCTGTGTCTCCATGGGGTAAGCCTACTAAGGGTGCTAAGACACGTAAGAACAAGCGTACTGATAAATTTATCGTACGTCGTCGTACTAAGTAATAGTTGAGGAATTGCCATGCCACGTTCTCTCAAGAAGGGTCCATTCATTGACCTACACTTGCTGAAGAAGGTAGAGAAGGCGTTGGAAAGCGGTGACAAGAAGCCTATAAAGACTTGGAGCCGTCGTTCAATGATCATCCCTAACATGATCGGATTGACCATCGCTGTCCATAATGGTCGTCAGCACGTACCTGTATTCGTTACAGACGAAATGATCGGTCACAAACTAGGTGAATTTGCACCTACACGTACTTACCGCGGTCACGCTGCGGATAAGAAAGCTAAGAAGCGTTAATCGGAGGGTATGATGGAAGCATTAGCTAAACACAAATTCGCCTCTGGTTCGGCGCAAAAAGCACGTCTAGTTGCTGATCAGATCCGCGGACTTCCGGTTGATCGCGCGCTAGAAATCCTAGCGTATAGCCCAAAGAAAGCGGCTGTATTGGTTAAAAAAGTACTTGAGTCTGCTATCGCGAACGCGGAGCACAACGAAGGTGCTGACATTGATGAGCTTAAAGTGGCTAAAGTTTTTGTAGACGAAGGTCCTACAATGAAACGTATTATGCCACGTGCTAAAGGACGCGCAGACCGCATCCTTAAGCGTTCAAGCCACATCACTGTTGTGGTTTCAGATAGCTAGGAGATATAAGTAATGGGACAAAAAGTTCATCCTACTGGTATTCGCCTAGGTATCTCAAAGCCTTGGGTATCTACTTGGTACGCGAATACAAAAGATTTCTCTGAGCAGCTTTTTGGCGATCACAAAGTGCGTCAATACCTTACTAAGGAATTGAAAAACGCTTCTGTGTCTAAAATCGTTATCGAGCGTCCAGCTAAATCTATCCGTGTAACAATTCACACAGCTCGTCCTGGTGTTGTTATCGGTAAAAAAGGTGAAGACGTTGAAAAGCTTCGCCAAGCTGTAACTAAGCTTGCTGGTGTACCTGCACAAATTAACATTGCAGAAGTACGTAAGCCTGAGCTAGATGCACAATTGGTTGCTGACGGTATCTCTTCACAGCTAGAGCGTCGTGTTATGTTCCGTCGTGCTATGAAGCGCGCAGTTCAAAATGCAATGCGTCTAGGTGCTAAAGGTATCAAGGTTGAAGTTAGCGGTCGTTTAGGCGGCGCTGAAATCGCACGTTCAGAGTGGTAC
This genomic window from Pseudoalteromonas luteoviolacea contains:
- the rplB gene encoding 50S ribosomal protein L2, which codes for MALQKCKPTSAGRRHVVKVVNPDLHKGKPYAPLLEKNSKSGGRNNNGRITVRHIGGGHKHHYRVIDFKRTKDGIPAVVERLEYDPNRSANIALVLYADGERRYIIAPKGVKAGDAIQSGVDAPIKAGNTLPMRNIPVGTTVHNVELKPGKGAQIARSAGAYVQILAREGQYVTLRLRSGEMRKVEADCRATIGEVGNAEHMLRSLGKAGANRWRGIRPTVRGVAMNPIDHPHGGGEGRTSGGRHPVSPWGKPTKGAKTRKNKRTDKFIVRRRTK
- the rpsS gene encoding 30S ribosomal protein S19, whose product is MPRSLKKGPFIDLHLLKKVEKALESGDKKPIKTWSRRSMIIPNMIGLTIAVHNGRQHVPVFVTDEMIGHKLGEFAPTRTYRGHAADKKAKKR
- the rplV gene encoding 50S ribosomal protein L22, producing MEALAKHKFASGSAQKARLVADQIRGLPVDRALEILAYSPKKAAVLVKKVLESAIANAEHNEGADIDELKVAKVFVDEGPTMKRIMPRAKGRADRILKRSSHITVVVSDS
- the rpsC gene encoding 30S ribosomal protein S3, giving the protein MGQKVHPTGIRLGISKPWVSTWYANTKDFSEQLFGDHKVRQYLTKELKNASVSKIVIERPAKSIRVTIHTARPGVVIGKKGEDVEKLRQAVTKLAGVPAQINIAEVRKPELDAQLVADGISSQLERRVMFRRAMKRAVQNAMRLGAKGIKVEVSGRLGGAEIARSEWYREGRVPLHTLRADIDYATSEALTTYGIIGVKVWIFKGEVIGGLPLKQEQEKPAKRAPKKAKKSAK